The Leptospira wolbachii serovar Codice str. CDC genome segment TCCGTGACAAAGGATATCAGGAATTCACAGACTACAAATCATTACAAAAAGGAAATTTAATTCAATCAAATATTTAGAAATTTTCTAATATTAAAATCTACTTTTTTCTCCTTTGCGCAAATCCTTGTTAGTTCCTGTTTTTTAGTACATACACAAAGATTAGTGCAAAAGAAATGAGGAAATACAGTCCTCCCAAACCTATGATCCAATTCCCTAACCTGCTGTACAATGTGGGAACTACGGAAGTCGGAATTGAAACTACCAAGACTCCGTCATTGTCCTCAAAGTAATCGAGTGTGCCCTTCGAGCGCCCATAAGCATCGTATACACCTGATAGAGCTCCTCGAGTCGAACGGACAATGGAAGATCCATTTTCAATTCCCCGTATGACGGCCATTTCGGTATGGAACGGATTGATTCCCTTCCAATCGGAAGCAGGTATAAAAGTGATTCCTGTTCCTAATTCAGAATGTTTTTTTGTTAATTGGAGGCTGTCAAAATCATAACAAATCGCAGCAGACATCTTTCCCCATTCCGTTGTAACAACTTGGATTTCGGAAGGGTTATGTGATATAGGTTCACCCGGGGGAATGAATTGTTTGAAATAAACCTGGCGTGTAGATCCGTCCTTTCCTATCCAATGTAATTTGTTCTCCATAAAGAATTCTTTTTCCTTTAGAGGGACAATGTATGCTGCGATGATTTCAATTTGTTTTTCCTTAGCGAGAGTGGAGACTTTGTTTAGAAACGAATCTTCCTCCTTACGATGGATCATTACGGCTCCTTCATTCCAAACTACTACCTTTGCACCCTCCTCTGCTGCCTGCTTGGTTCGTTCGAAAACAAGTCCGGTATTCTTTTGATTTTGTATGGGATCTAACCAAATAGTTTGAATTTCCATTTTGGAGGTCACAGTTCCCACCTTGATACTTTTCCCTTCTATGGGAATCGTGAGACGAACTGTCCCATAAAAGGACAATCCGACAAAGAGTATAAAGCAGGTGAATAAAAAGTACTGCGAAGAATTCGAAATTTTAGATTCAGAAATATATTCAGATAGGGATTGTTCAATACTTCCATTGACTAAATAAATGAGAAAACTAATTCCAGTGGCTCCAAATAAAGATGCAGATTGTATCAAAATCAAATTGT includes the following:
- a CDS encoding nitrilase-related carbon-nitrogen hydrolase, translated to MKYFDRKWFLLSLGGFFVGFTGMNWNIPIFAWIALVPFLRYIRLGYSIRTLLIALIIIQTASTMRIVSEPFHIWIAILSGVQGGIVFTLLLWIGNQLKKRFSKQISPIFSFAFLFTITEWIGGYGSELGVWGMFANSQINNLILIQSASLFGATGISFLIYLVNGSIEQSLSEYISESKISNSSQYFLFTCFILFVGLSFYGTVRLTIPIEGKSIKVGTVTSKMEIQTIWLDPIQNQKNTGLVFERTKQAAEEGAKVVVWNEGAVMIHRKEEDSFLNKVSTLAKEKQIEIIAAYIVPLKEKEFFMENKLHWIGKDGSTRQVYFKQFIPPGEPISHNPSEIQVVTTEWGKMSAAICYDFDSLQLTKKHSELGTGITFIPASDWKGINPFHTEMAVIRGIENGSSIVRSTRGALSGVYDAYGRSKGTLDYFEDNDGVLVVSIPTSVVPTLYSRLGNWIIGLGGLYFLISFALIFVYVLKNRN